In one Rutidosis leptorrhynchoides isolate AG116_Rl617_1_P2 chromosome 8, CSIRO_AGI_Rlap_v1, whole genome shotgun sequence genomic region, the following are encoded:
- the LOC139861473 gene encoding high affinity nitrate transporter 2.5: MEASNGSNTDVRKFALPVDSEHKATEFRLFSIATPHMRAFHLSWISFFSCFVSTFAAPPLLPIIRDNLDLTATDIGNAGIAAVSGAVFARVAMGTACDLFGPRLASSSLILLTAPAVYLSSIINSPSGFLMVRFFTGFSLATFVSTQFWMSSMFSSGVVGTANGLSGGWGNLGGGATQLIMPLVYSLINTSIGSTKFTAWRIAFFIPALFQTFCAFAVFFLGQDLPDGNYVRLEKSGDKHKDSFSQVFYHAITNYRGWILALTYGYCFGVELTIDNIIAQYFYDRFNVNLHTAGIIAASFGLANLFSRPGGGMLSDLVAKRYGMRGRLWTLWVVQMIGGLLCLLLGKIGSLSGSIAVMLVFSVFVQAACGLTFGVVPFVSRRSLGVISGMTGGGGNVGAVLTQVIFFRGSRYSTEEGLTLMGVMIMCCSLAILFIYFPQWGGLFCGPKKGCTEEDYYLSEWSTEEKEKGFHKMSLKFSENSRRERGQKGASAPILSDKETPPTIV, from the exons ATGGAAGCGTCTAACGGTTCCAACACCGATGTTCGGAAATTCGCACTCCCGGTCGACTCAGAACACAAAGCAACCGAATTTCGTTTATTCTCAATCGCGACACCGCACATGCGCGCATTCCACTTGTCATGGATCTCGTTTTTCTCATGTTTTGTATCAACTTTCGCCGCTCCCCCACTTCTACCTATAATTCGTGATAATCTTGATCTAACCGCCACTGACATAGGCAATGCAGGAATTGCTGCAGTGTCAGGGGCGGTTTTTGCCCGTGTGGCAATGGGGACCGCATGTGATCTATTCGGTCCCCGTTTAGCCTCTTCCTCACTTATCCTCTTAACAGCCCCCGCAGTTTATCTAAGTTCCATAATAAATTCGCCATCCGGATTTTTAATGGTCCGTTTCTTTACCGGATTTTCGTTAGCCACTTTTGTCTCAACTCAATTTTGGATGAGTTCCATGTTTTCTTCGGGTGTCGTTGGAACTGCAAACGGGCTGTCCGGCGGGTGGGGTAACCTCGGTGGAGGTGCGACACAGCTGATCATGCCACTTGTGTACTCGTTAATAAACACAAGTATCGGTTCGACTAAGTTTACTGCTTGGCGAATCGCGTTTTTTATTCCGGCATTGTTTCAAACATTTTGTGCGTTTGCTGTTTTTTTCTTGGGACAAGATTTGCCAGATGGAAATTATGTTAGACTTGAAAAATCTGGTGATAAACATAAAGATAGCTTCTCACAAGTATTCTATCATGCCATCACAAATTACAG AGGATGGATATTGGCGTTGACTTACGGGTACTGTTTCGGGGTAGAGTTGACCATCGACAATATCATCGCACAATATTTCTACGATAGATTTAACGTGAACTTACATACTGCGGGGATAATTGCTGCGAGTTTCGGGTTAGCGAATTTGTTCTCGAGGCCTGGGGGTGGGATGTTATCGGATTTGGTAGCCAAAAGGTACGGAATGAGGGGAAGATTATGGACATTGTGGGTTGTGCAAATGATTGGTGGTTTGTTGTGTTTGTTATTAGGGAAGATTGGATCATTAAGTGGTTCGATTGCAGTTATGCTTGTGTTTTCTGTTTTTGTTCAAGCTGCTTGTGGACTTACGTTTGGTGTTGTTCCATTTGTTTCTCGAAG GTCATTAGGAGTGATATCTGGGATGACTGGTGGTGGAGGAAATGTAGGGGCTGTTTTAACACAAGTGATATTCTTCAGGGGGTCAAGATACTCGACAGAAGAAGGTTTAACTTTGATGGGAGTCATGATCATGTGTTGTTCACTTGCAATCCTTTTTATTTACTTCCCACAATGGGGTGGTTTATTTTGTGGGCCTAAGAAAGGATGCACAGAAGAAGATTATTATCTATCTGAATGGTCtacagaagaaaaagaaaaaggattTCATAAAATGAGTTTGAAATTTTCAGAAAATAGTAGAAGAGAAAGAGGTCAAAAAGGTGCGTCTGCTCCAATTCTATCTGATAAAGAAACCCCTCCAACTATTGTATAA